The following coding sequences are from one Gossypium hirsutum isolate 1008001.06 chromosome A12, Gossypium_hirsutum_v2.1, whole genome shotgun sequence window:
- the LOC107925633 gene encoding uncharacterized protein isoform X1 produces the protein MEQLKNEDEFCGQRAQHLDMKLLLQDDDAFESIFFPPTLLDYNLTNINELIDFDELHSILNEGEVNQGHDQGRSCRGSTITMVTTAELMNVKPKLNNEQHVIKKWRTRKRLERGSKEAAEKKELHKIKNREAAARAFEEKKAYIKWLEVEVEKFRKKNADMKRLLLVLGSSIGSDMARKQLRRTASGLL, from the exons ATGGAGCAGTTGAAAAATGAAGATGAGTTTTGTGGACAAAGAGCCCAACACCTTGACATGAAGCTACTTTTACAAGACGATGATGCTTTTGAAAGTATCTTCTTTCCCCCAACTTTGTTGGACTACAATCTCACTAACATCAACGAACTCATCGATTTCGACGAACTGCATTCCATTCTAAACGAGGGAGAAGTTAATCAAGGACATGATCAAGGTCGGAGCTGCCGTGGCAGCACTATCACCATGGTGACCACTGCTGAACTAATGAATGTCAAACCTAAACTAAACAACGAACAACATGTGATCAAGAAATGGCGTACCAGGAAGAGACTTGAAAGAGGTTCTAAAGAAGCTGCAGAAAAGAAGGAATTACATAAAATCAAAAATAGAGAGGCAGCAGCTCGTGCATTTGAAGAAAAGAAG gCTTACATCAAATGGCTAGAAGTGGAAGTCGAGAAATTCCGCAAGAAGAATGCAGATATGAAAAGGCTGCTTCTG GTCTTAGGAAGTAGCATAGGCTCAGACATGGCGCGAAAACAATTAAGAAGGACGGCCTCTGGACTGCTGTGA
- the LOC107925633 gene encoding uncharacterized protein isoform X2: protein MEQLKNEDEFCGQRAQHLDMKLLLQDDDAFESIFFPPTLLDYNLTNINELIDFDELHSILNEGEVNQGHDQGRSCRGSTITMVTTAELMNVKPKLNNEQHVIKKWRTRKRLERGSKEAAEKKELHKIKNREAAARAFEEKKAYIKWLEVEVEKFRKKNADMKRLLLVLAQNSLLSNIFKS from the exons ATGGAGCAGTTGAAAAATGAAGATGAGTTTTGTGGACAAAGAGCCCAACACCTTGACATGAAGCTACTTTTACAAGACGATGATGCTTTTGAAAGTATCTTCTTTCCCCCAACTTTGTTGGACTACAATCTCACTAACATCAACGAACTCATCGATTTCGACGAACTGCATTCCATTCTAAACGAGGGAGAAGTTAATCAAGGACATGATCAAGGTCGGAGCTGCCGTGGCAGCACTATCACCATGGTGACCACTGCTGAACTAATGAATGTCAAACCTAAACTAAACAACGAACAACATGTGATCAAGAAATGGCGTACCAGGAAGAGACTTGAAAGAGGTTCTAAAGAAGCTGCAGAAAAGAAGGAATTACATAAAATCAAAAATAGAGAGGCAGCAGCTCGTGCATTTGAAGAAAAGAAG gCTTACATCAAATGGCTAGAAGTGGAAGTCGAGAAATTCCGCAAGAAGAATGCAGATATGAAAAGGCTGCTTCTGGTACTTGCACAAAATTCCCTTCTCTCCAATATTTtcaa GTCTTAG